The DNA segment CGTTACGGTTACGGATGAGCAGGTGCTCGATGCGTTTGAGACGTTTACTCGTACGGAGGGGATTTTGCCCGCGCTGGAGAGCTCGCACGCGATCGCGCATTTGATCGCGCTTAAGGGCAAACTTGCCGCGGAGACAAACGTTGTGCTGAATCTGTCCGGTAGGGGTGATAAGGACGTCGGCATTGTAGAAACTTACAGACCACTTGCATAGCTGGAGTAAAGGTGATGACCACATATAAGCAAATATTTGAAAAGCTCGATTCAGCGGCACTTATTCCGTTTTTTGTGATCGGTGATCCTAATTATGACAGCAGTCTGAAGATCGTAAAGTCGGCATTGGATGCCGGTGCGGATATTTTGGAGCTGGGTATTCCGTTCTCGGATCCGATCGCTGACGGGCCGACGATACAGAAGGCCAATATACGGGCACGCAAGTCGGGTATGACGGTTGAGAAGGCGCTGGCGTTCATTAAGGAGGTTACGAGCCATAAGCCTGTGCCGGTGGGGCTGCTGGTCTATTATAACTTGATCTATCAGTACGGCGTCGAGCGGTTTATGGCTGATTTCAAGGCGGCAGGCGGGACTTCAGTGCTTGTTGCGGACGTTTCGATCGACGATTCTGAAGAGATCGCCGGGCCTGCGCAGAAGGCGGGTCTGGAGACTGTCTTTATGGTTACGCCTAATACGCCCGATCACCGGATGGCGAGTATTGCTTCGAAGACAACCGGATTTGTCTATACGGTTTCCACGATGGGTGTAACGGGGGCGAGGACGAAGCTTTCCGATACCGTCGCATCGCTGGTGGAGAGGATCAAGGGAGTGTCCGAGGTGCCGGTATGTGTCGGTTTTGGGATCAGCAGTCCCGAGCAGGCCAGGCGGGTCGCCGATGCGGGGGCCGATGGTGTAATAGTAGGCAGCCGAATAGTCCAGATCATCGAAGACAACGCGGACTCGGTTGAGGATGCGTGTGCGGGTGTGGGGCAGTTTATTGCAGATGTAAAATCGCGGCTCAATGGTTAGTGTATGGGCGGTGCAAGGGCGGACTCGGCCGGCTTCTGAGTTGTTAAATTCGTTCGTGCTCACCTGCGGAATTTTCTTGGAATTCGCGGGCGTTTTTTATATTATCTGCTCTTTGCGAATTCTTTTTACCGAGGATGTGAATCATGCGCAGAATCACACAGCACCCCATTCTGGACATTGAGCCAGCCAGAACTACGGCGTTCGACTATAACGGCGATAAAGTTGTTGGCAGAAAAGGATTTACGATCGCTGCTGCGCTGCACCAGGCCGGTTATCCAGTGCACAGTCACAGTCTGAAGAATCGTAATCGTTCGCTGGAGTGCGGGATCGGGAAGTGCGGTGCGTGTGAAATGCTGGTCGATGGGCAGATCAGGCGAATCTGCATTACCAAGGTTGACGGCGTTGAGGAGGTTAGGGAGATACCGCGGGGCTATGAGCCGCCGACCATGCCGGTCAGCAAGGACGAGCAGACCCGTATTTACCGTACCACTGTTGCTATAATTGGTGCCGGGCCGGCGGGACTGGCAACGCGGGAGGAGCTTAACAAGCATAATATAGATAACATCGTTATCGACAACAATGACTGCATTGGCGGACAGTTTTTGATGCAGACACACCAGTTCTTTTTCTTCGAGAAGGAGAAGAAGTTCGGCGGGATGAGAGGTTTTGACATTGCCAGCACACTCGCTGGTGAGAATCATGAAGGTATATTTCTCAACTCCACGGTGTGGGACCTGCTGGAAGGCAAACGGCTGGCGGTGAAGGATTTGACGGCTGACAGGGTTTTCTATATTGATGCCGATTATCTCGTGGTCGCAACCGGTGCGGTACCGTTCATGCCGCCTTTTGAAAATGATGATCTGCCGGGCGTTTATACCGCAGCGGTTGTGCAGAAGATGATGAACACCGAGTTTACTCTGCTGGGGAAAAATGTACTCACTGTCGGTGCGGGGAATATTGGCTATCTTACTTCATATCAGCTCATGCAGGCCGGTGCGAATGTCAAAGCTATTCTGGAAGCACGCAACCAGGAGGGCGGGTTT comes from the Anaerohalosphaera lusitana genome and includes:
- the trpA gene encoding tryptophan synthase subunit alpha, with translation MTTYKQIFEKLDSAALIPFFVIGDPNYDSSLKIVKSALDAGADILELGIPFSDPIADGPTIQKANIRARKSGMTVEKALAFIKEVTSHKPVPVGLLVYYNLIYQYGVERFMADFKAAGGTSVLVADVSIDDSEEIAGPAQKAGLETVFMVTPNTPDHRMASIASKTTGFVYTVSTMGVTGARTKLSDTVASLVERIKGVSEVPVCVGFGISSPEQARRVADAGADGVIVGSRIVQIIEDNADSVEDACAGVGQFIADVKSRLNG